A window of Stenotrophomonas indicatrix genomic DNA:
TCTTGCACACCGGCGGGTCGGCCTGCGGCTGGATCTCGACCAGGTCCAGGCCTTCATCTTCGGCCATGGACAACGCTTCGTCTCGCGTCAACACGCCGATCATTTCTCCGTCACTGCCGATCACGCGGACGCGCGGCACACGGATTTCCTGATTCTTGCGGTTCTGTTTGTTGTCAGGGGTACTGATATTGCGATCTCCCAAGGGTGTCGAACCCGGCCCGGGCGCCATTGCGCACGGGCCGGACCTTTGTTTACGCGCCCTCGGCCTGGAGCCGCTCGGTGAAAGCCTGGAGGCTCATGCTGCCGAGATCTTCGCCAGAACGCGTACGCACCGCCACAGCGCCGTTTTCCTTCTCGCGGTCACCAATGACCAGCAGGTACGGCACGCGCTGCAGCGTGTGCTCGCGAATCTTATAGCCGATCTTCTCGTTACGCAAATCGGCGCTGACGCGGAAGCCTTGATCCGCAAGGCTTTTGGTCACCGCAGAGACGTATTCAGCCTGCGCATCGGTGATATTGGCCACCACCACCTGGGTCGGCGCCAGCCAGGCCGGGAACTGGCCGGCATGGTGCTCGATCAGGATGCCCAGGAAACGCTCCATCGAGCCGACGATGGCCCGGTGCAGCATCACCGGATGCTTCTTCTGGCTGTTTTCGTCCACGTATTCAGCGCCCAGACGGCCAGGCATCATGAAATCGACCTGCATGGTGCCCAGCTGCCAGGTGCGACCGATGGCGTCCTTCAGGTGGTACTCGATCTTCGGGCCATAGAAGGCGCCCTCGCCCGGCAGCTCCTGCCATTCCACCCCGCAGCTGGACAGCGCCGAGCGCAGCGCGCCCTCTGCCTTGTCCCAGGTGGCGTCATCGCCCAGGCGCGATTCGGGGCGCAGCGCGATCTTGACCTGGATCTCCTCGAAGCCGAAGTGCTGGTACACCGCCAGCGCCTGCTGGTGGAACGCGGTCACTTCCGCCTCGACCTGGTCTTCGGTGCAGAACACGTGACCGTCGTCCTGGGTGAAGCCACGCACGCGCAGGATGCCGTGCAGCGCGCCGGAGGGCTCGTTGCGGTGGCAGGCGCCAAACTCACCGTAGCGGATCGGCAGATCGCGGTAGCTGTGCAGCCCCTGGTTGAACACCTGCACGTGACCCGGGCAGTTCATCGGCTTGAGCGCGTAGGTACGCTTCTCCGACTCGGTGAAGAACATCGCGTCCTGGTAGTTGTCCCAGTGGCCCGATTTCTGCCACAGCGACACGTCCAGGATCTGCGGGCA
This region includes:
- the thrS gene encoding threonine--tRNA ligase, with translation MITITLPDGSRREFENPVSVMDVAQSIGAGLAKATIAGSVDGVLVDASDVIDHDASLRIITAKDEEGVEIIRHSSAHLVGHAVKQLYPDVKMVIGPVIAEGFYYDIYSERPFTPEDMAAIEKRMGELIAQDYDVIKKVTPRAEVIEIFKARGEDYKLRLIEDMSPDIQAMGMYYHQEYVDMCRGPHVPNTRFLKAFKLTRISGAYWRGDAQNEQLQRVYGTAWADKKQLDAYIKRIEEAEMRDHRRIGKQQDLFHLQEEAPGLVFWHPKGWALWQVVEQYMRKVYRSTGYGEVRCPQILDVSLWQKSGHWDNYQDAMFFTESEKRTYALKPMNCPGHVQVFNQGLHSYRDLPIRYGEFGACHRNEPSGALHGILRVRGFTQDDGHVFCTEDQVEAEVTAFHQQALAVYQHFGFEEIQVKIALRPESRLGDDATWDKAEGALRSALSSCGVEWQELPGEGAFYGPKIEYHLKDAIGRTWQLGTMQVDFMMPGRLGAEYVDENSQKKHPVMLHRAIVGSMERFLGILIEHHAGQFPAWLAPTQVVVANITDAQAEYVSAVTKSLADQGFRVSADLRNEKIGYKIREHTLQRVPYLLVIGDREKENGAVAVRTRSGEDLGSMSLQAFTERLQAEGA